Proteins from one Flammeovirgaceae bacterium genomic window:
- a CDS encoding nucleoside deaminase produces MSGMELQKHEHYMRKCIGLAELARQRGDSPVGSVIVYNDTLVGEGMEGNKTQNDITFHAEIEAIRSAVRHFGKQDLSDCILYTTHEPCIMCAYVIRHHHIKKVVIGLMVGKVGGISSRYPLLRDHSITVWGKPPELVNGILEVECRQLKG; encoded by the coding sequence ATGAGCGGGATGGAATTACAAAAACACGAACACTACATGCGAAAGTGCATAGGCCTGGCGGAATTGGCCAGGCAGAGGGGCGATAGTCCTGTAGGGTCGGTCATCGTTTACAACGATACCCTCGTGGGCGAAGGCATGGAGGGAAACAAAACCCAAAACGATATCACGTTCCATGCCGAAATCGAGGCCATACGAAGTGCGGTAAGGCATTTTGGCAAGCAGGACCTTTCCGACTGCATCCTCTATACCACGCACGAGCCATGCATTATGTGCGCCTACGTAATCCGGCACCACCATATCAAAAAAGTGGTAATCGGCCTGATGGTGGGGAAAGTAGGCGGCATAAGTTCACGCTATCCTTTGTTGCGTGACCACTCCATTACCGTATGGGGAAAACCCCCGGAACTGGTAAATGGCATATTAGAGGTTGAGTGCAGGCAACTGAAGGGCTGA
- a CDS encoding M1 family metallopeptidase, with the protein MKNLLLLPLLALSYALPAQDYRWQQRVEYKMNVALDVKTHKVTGDQELVYHNNSNDTLKKVYYHLYFNAFQPGSMMDVRSRNLPDPDRRVMDRISKLNQDEIGYQKILDLKQDGQATSYRVDGTILTVTLARPILPHTKATFALKFEAQVPLQIRRSGRDNKEGIAYSMTQWYPKMAEYDYQGWHAYEYIAREFHGVWGDYDVTINIDPRYTIGGSGRLQNPNEIGHGYESEGVKVKPQKGNLNWHFIAKDVHDFAWAADPDYAHTRAQVPDGPELHFFYQPGEKTTANWTKLKEYAVKHFQFMNKTFGKYPYPSYSIIQGGDGGMEYPMCTLILGEGSFAGLVGVTAHEAAHAWFQGVLASNESLYPWMDEGYTDFSSSESLASMFDQKDPHKGSYNSYFKLIERGLQEPLSQHSDHYNTNAAYGTAAYSMGAIFLQQLKYIVGEEAFYPGMRRYFNAWKFHHPEPNDFVRIMEKESGLQLHWYYRYWIFTTKHINYGIGEVKDKQGKTSVTLKRLDNFPMPIDLLVTYKDGTKEMFYIPLSEMLGGKPQEDKSIKWTPLGAWPWVNPTYSFTIERPTSGIESMEIDPSQRMADVDRGDNVYKPGN; encoded by the coding sequence ATGAAAAATTTACTTCTCCTCCCCTTGCTTGCCTTGTCTTATGCCCTACCTGCCCAGGACTACCGCTGGCAACAACGGGTGGAATATAAAATGAACGTGGCCCTGGATGTAAAAACCCACAAGGTAACGGGCGACCAGGAGTTGGTATACCACAACAACTCAAACGACACCTTAAAAAAAGTTTATTACCACCTTTACTTCAACGCCTTTCAGCCGGGCAGCATGATGGACGTGCGTTCCCGCAACCTTCCCGACCCCGACCGAAGGGTAATGGACAGGATATCCAAGTTGAACCAGGACGAGATAGGGTACCAAAAAATACTGGACCTGAAACAAGATGGGCAAGCCACCAGCTACCGGGTGGACGGCACCATTCTCACCGTAACCCTCGCCAGGCCCATCCTGCCCCATACCAAGGCCACCTTTGCCCTGAAGTTTGAAGCCCAGGTGCCCCTTCAAATAAGAAGGTCGGGGCGCGACAACAAAGAGGGCATCGCCTACTCCATGACCCAATGGTACCCCAAAATGGCAGAGTATGATTACCAGGGATGGCATGCATATGAATACATCGCGCGGGAGTTTCATGGCGTGTGGGGCGACTATGACGTGACCATAAATATTGACCCTCGCTACACCATAGGGGGCAGTGGCAGATTGCAAAACCCCAATGAAATCGGGCACGGCTACGAAAGTGAAGGGGTGAAGGTGAAACCACAAAAAGGAAACCTTAACTGGCATTTTATCGCCAAAGATGTCCACGACTTTGCCTGGGCTGCGGATCCCGACTATGCCCATACACGTGCCCAGGTGCCCGATGGGCCGGAGTTGCATTTTTTTTACCAGCCAGGCGAAAAAACCACAGCAAACTGGACCAAGCTAAAAGAATATGCCGTAAAGCATTTTCAGTTCATGAACAAAACCTTTGGAAAGTACCCCTACCCCTCCTACTCCATCATCCAGGGGGGTGATGGTGGTATGGAATACCCTATGTGCACGCTCATCCTGGGGGAAGGGAGTTTTGCCGGCCTAGTGGGGGTAACGGCACACGAGGCGGCCCATGCCTGGTTTCAGGGGGTGCTGGCCTCCAATGAGTCCCTTTATCCGTGGATGGACGAAGGGTATACCGACTTTTCCAGCAGTGAGTCGCTGGCCAGCATGTTCGATCAAAAGGACCCGCACAAGGGAAGCTACAACAGCTATTTTAAGCTGATAGAACGTGGCCTACAGGAGCCCCTCAGCCAGCATTCCGACCATTATAATACCAATGCCGCTTACGGCACGGCCGCCTACAGCATGGGCGCCATATTCCTGCAACAGCTCAAATATATTGTGGGCGAAGAGGCCTTCTACCCAGGCATGCGCAGGTATTTCAATGCCTGGAAGTTCCACCACCCTGAACCAAACGATTTTGTGCGTATAATGGAAAAGGAATCCGGGTTGCAACTGCATTGGTATTACCGCTACTGGATTTTTACCACCAAGCACATCAACTATGGAATAGGCGAGGTCAAAGACAAACAGGGCAAAACCAGCGTGACCTTAAAACGGCTGGACAATTTTCCCATGCCCATAGACCTGTTGGTCACCTACAAGGATGGGACAAAGGAAATGTTCTATATCCCCCTCAGCGAAATGCTGGGCGGCAAGCCACAGGAGGACAAGTCCATAAAATGGACACCACTCGGTGCCTGGCCATGGGTAAACCCAACTTATTCGTTTACGATAGAAAGGCCAACCTCCGGGATAGAAAGCATGGAAATAGACCCCAGCCAGCGCATGGCGGATGTCGACCGGGGCGACAATGTGTATAAGCCAGGCAACTGA
- a CDS encoding sulfite exporter TauE/SafE family protein, which produces MPGPLSILLLVMVSMLISLFGSIVGFGGGILIVPILITFFHYPLDAAVGATMASLVPSAFMSTYLNRKEGNVDFKMGALLEVPTTVGVVLGSILLSYISTRRLEAVFAAMVLIMGISFILPSKGKAHNLKVFYALNKLKPRFIIRNTNKNVAYRASLYVVAFFGLLAGTLAGLFGIGGGYMKTPVMIKVFEMPVKIATATALFMIFITSVTGTISHYWQGHIYPGKTWPVMLGFFIGAIAGHQVNAHIKSGTLEKLIGLFLSLVAVIMLLELAFNG; this is translated from the coding sequence ATGCCTGGCCCCCTTTCTATTTTATTGTTGGTGATGGTGAGTATGCTCATCAGCCTTTTTGGTTCCATTGTGGGTTTTGGTGGGGGCATCCTTATTGTGCCTATACTAATCACATTTTTCCATTACCCCCTTGATGCAGCGGTTGGGGCCACCATGGCCTCCCTGGTCCCTTCCGCCTTTATGTCAACCTACCTCAACCGGAAAGAGGGCAATGTGGATTTTAAAATGGGGGCATTGTTGGAGGTGCCCACCACCGTAGGCGTGGTGCTGGGGAGCATCCTGCTTTCCTATATCTCCACCCGAAGGCTGGAAGCCGTATTTGCGGCCATGGTATTGATAATGGGAATTTCATTTATTCTTCCTTCAAAAGGCAAAGCCCACAACCTGAAAGTATTTTATGCCCTCAACAAGCTCAAGCCCCGCTTTATCATCAGGAACACCAATAAAAACGTGGCATACCGTGCCAGCCTATATGTGGTGGCCTTCTTTGGATTGCTGGCCGGCACGCTGGCCGGGCTCTTTGGGATTGGTGGCGGGTATATGAAAACCCCGGTAATGATAAAAGTATTTGAGATGCCCGTTAAAATAGCCACTGCCACTGCGCTTTTTATGATCTTTATCACCAGTGTCACCGGCACCATCAGCCATTATTGGCAAGGCCATATTTACCCAGGAAAAACGTGGCCGGTAATGTTGGGTTTTTTTATCGGGGCCATAGCTGGCCATCAGGTAAATGCCCACATCAAATCGGGAACGCTGGAGAAGCTCATTGGCCTGTTCCTGTCCCTGGTGGCCGTCATTATGCTGTTGGAGTTGGCCTTTAATGGGTGA
- a CDS encoding VOC family protein — MDNYTIPPQTRIGHVHLKVADLDRSLGFYRDLLGFEVSMVYGRQAAFVSAGGYHHHIGLNTWHSKGAPPAPQHGVGLFHTAILYPTRKDLAIAYDRLRQAGYPFTGFADHGVSEALYLDDPDGNGVELYWDRPPADWPRQQDGTLNMYTRALDLEGLLRELNS; from the coding sequence ATGGACAACTATACCATACCCCCACAAACGCGCATCGGGCATGTACACCTGAAGGTGGCCGACCTGGACCGGTCGTTGGGCTTTTACCGCGACCTCCTGGGGTTTGAGGTGTCCATGGTGTATGGGCGCCAGGCAGCGTTTGTTTCCGCTGGTGGCTACCACCATCATATCGGGCTCAACACCTGGCACAGCAAAGGGGCGCCCCCTGCCCCGCAACATGGCGTTGGCCTTTTTCATACGGCCATCCTGTACCCCACCAGAAAAGATTTGGCCATCGCCTACGACCGGTTGCGCCAGGCCGGCTACCCCTTTACCGGATTTGCCGACCATGGCGTGTCCGAGGCACTCTACCTTGACGACCCGGACGGCAATGGTGTGGAATTGTACTGGGACAGGCCACCGGCAGATTGGCCAAGGCAACAGGATGGCACGTTGAACATGTACACCCGCGCCCTTGACCTGGAGGGACTGCTAAGGGAATTAAACAGCTGA
- a CDS encoding magnesium transporter CorA, whose amino-acid sequence MIATLKEKKDNGYEWIDITNPGKEELNEVAARYDLHKALVEDSLQPEHLPKFEMVADTQFIILRVYSNLVPPEADTVQEITDKIAIFFGHSFLITIHREGFPFLVEIKNRYVDKGKCPTPLQLLFRIIYAGLATYNRPIAALAQELDYYEPKVFLQEKANSLLKNLYYIKRKASVMDFIFDLSRSILENLKGKIASTHFNQLKDEILLLQSNTRHVVDNVANLLNVYISLSSQRTNEVVRVLTVFSVFFMPLTFIVGIYGMNFAFMPELRWPYGYFYAMGLMVLVTLVIYLWFKKKGWL is encoded by the coding sequence ATGATCGCTACCCTGAAAGAAAAGAAAGACAATGGTTACGAGTGGATCGACATTACCAACCCGGGCAAAGAAGAACTCAACGAAGTAGCTGCACGGTATGACCTGCACAAGGCCTTGGTCGAAGACTCACTGCAGCCCGAGCACTTGCCAAAATTCGAGATGGTGGCCGACACCCAGTTTATCATCCTGCGGGTATACAGCAACCTCGTGCCCCCGGAGGCGGACACCGTGCAGGAAATAACGGACAAAATTGCAATATTCTTTGGGCACTCCTTTCTCATAACCATCCACCGCGAGGGGTTTCCCTTTCTGGTGGAAATCAAAAACCGGTATGTGGACAAAGGCAAATGCCCCACCCCCCTGCAATTGTTGTTCAGGATTATATATGCGGGCCTGGCCACCTACAATAGGCCCATTGCCGCGCTGGCCCAGGAACTGGATTACTATGAGCCAAAGGTGTTCCTGCAGGAAAAGGCCAATTCCCTGCTGAAGAACCTATATTACATCAAGCGAAAGGCTTCGGTGATGGACTTCATATTTGATTTGTCCAGGTCAATATTGGAAAACCTGAAAGGAAAAATCGCATCCACCCACTTTAACCAACTCAAGGACGAAATACTATTGCTGCAATCGAACACCCGCCATGTGGTGGACAATGTGGCCAACTTGCTAAACGTTTACATCTCGCTCTCCTCGCAGCGCACCAACGAGGTGGTGAGGGTGCTTACCGTCTTTTCCGTTTTTTTCATGCCCCTCACTTTTATTGTGGGCATCTATGGCATGAACTTCGCTTTTATGCCGGAGTTGCGATGGCCCTATGGGTACTTTTATGCGATGGGCCTCATGGTGTTGGTCACCCTGGTCATATATTTGTGGTTTAAGAAAAAGGGATGGCTCTAG
- a CDS encoding DUF3137 domain-containing protein has translation MKSKEEFERFYTNELKRKIEQLEGQRKAITAKYSFKSYKRNLLGMIILFVALAVARPFVPAIPEEVMFLIPIIVLYAIVAGIYIFVMRGKMFKPVKQEYQREVITKIIAFVDSHLAYKPDEGITAQEFDSGGLFGRYTSFKSEDLVHGKSEGMEVRMSDIKCERTKKGSGKNSSSTTVTIFKGFYVIGKLSEKIPSGVIIKPSPAITDTLKGLASKILGNQFVSSIMDKLSMGDIEVGDEEFDKDYQVKSVSPEVARELLTPRFVQLIKTFQKEMGLPVALSFFDNHVHIAFSGINLFESNPSTSFVGEDISKQYFNYLNMAYGVVEAIRASR, from the coding sequence ATGAAGTCAAAAGAAGAATTTGAACGTTTTTACACCAACGAGCTAAAGCGAAAAATCGAACAGTTGGAGGGGCAACGCAAGGCCATCACGGCAAAATACTCCTTCAAAAGCTATAAAAGGAATTTGCTGGGGATGATAATCCTTTTTGTGGCACTGGCCGTTGCCCGGCCCTTTGTTCCTGCCATCCCCGAGGAGGTAATGTTTTTGATCCCCATTATTGTATTGTATGCGATAGTGGCGGGCATTTACATTTTTGTCATGCGTGGCAAGATGTTCAAACCGGTGAAGCAGGAATATCAACGTGAGGTGATCACCAAAATCATTGCGTTTGTTGACAGCCATTTGGCCTATAAGCCGGACGAAGGGATAACCGCACAGGAATTTGACAGCGGGGGCCTTTTTGGGCGCTATACCAGTTTTAAGTCCGAGGACCTGGTGCATGGAAAATCGGAAGGGATGGAGGTCAGGATGTCTGATATCAAATGCGAGCGAACGAAGAAGGGCTCGGGCAAAAATTCCAGCAGCACCACGGTGACCATATTCAAAGGGTTTTATGTAATCGGCAAGCTGTCGGAAAAGATACCTTCCGGTGTCATCATTAAACCTTCCCCTGCGATAACCGACACTTTAAAGGGGCTGGCATCCAAGATTTTGGGAAACCAGTTTGTGTCCTCCATTATGGACAAGTTGTCCATGGGCGACATAGAAGTGGGGGATGAGGAGTTCGATAAAGATTACCAGGTAAAAAGCGTAAGCCCTGAGGTGGCCAGGGAGTTGCTCACGCCAAGGTTTGTCCAATTGATAAAAACCTTTCAGAAGGAGATGGGGCTGCCGGTGGCCTTGTCCTTTTTTGACAACCATGTGCACATTGCGTTTAGCGGCATCAACTTGTTTGAGTCAAACCCGTCCACTTCGTTTGTAGGGGAGGATATTTCGAAGCAATACTTCAACTACCTCAATATGGCCTACGGGGTGGTGGAGGCCATTCGTGCCAGCAGGTAA
- a CDS encoding DUF3365 domain-containing protein has product MPKKNHIFLFLIWCALWMVGFSGCKNREARQDGPSIDSLQALNLSSLGDSISTAAQGALMKQLMQAMQSKGPGYAVNFCSEQAIPITDSLSQSYGCDIKRVALRNRNPANALTETDKVVYDGFERDLANGVSLQSQVVAQQGTILFYKPIVLAMPACLKCHGNSNELDPAAYAAIQTLYPEDKAIGFGMGELRGMWRLAFPR; this is encoded by the coding sequence ATGCCTAAAAAAAACCACATTTTCCTTTTCCTTATATGGTGTGCCCTGTGGATGGTTGGCTTTTCTGGTTGTAAAAACCGGGAGGCTCGCCAGGATGGGCCATCCATTGATAGCCTGCAGGCCCTTAACCTTAGTTCATTGGGCGACAGCATCAGCACGGCCGCACAGGGGGCGTTAATGAAACAACTGATGCAGGCCATGCAAAGCAAAGGGCCTGGTTATGCCGTTAATTTTTGTAGTGAACAAGCCATCCCGATAACGGATTCACTAAGCCAAAGTTATGGCTGTGACATCAAACGTGTGGCCTTGCGGAATAGGAACCCGGCCAATGCATTGACGGAAACAGACAAGGTCGTTTATGATGGTTTTGAAAGGGATTTGGCCAATGGGGTTTCCCTACAATCGCAAGTGGTGGCACAACAAGGAACCATATTGTTCTACAAGCCAATTGTGTTGGCGATGCCCGCTTGTTTAAAGTGCCATGGCAATTCCAATGAACTTGATCCTGCGGCTTATGCCGCCATACAAACCTTGTACCCTGAAGACAAGGCCATTGGCTTCGGCATGGGGGAGTTGAGGGGGATGTGGAGGCTCGCTTTCCCCAGGTGA
- a CDS encoding DoxX family protein, translated as MKKQKTIFWISTGILFLWEGVMPALTGHSEMAIEGITRLGYPLYFVTVLVVFKVLGALALIFPFVPSRIKEWAYFGFLLDFVCASISLWVVDGFNALVLFPLAFVVVLAASYLSYHKLNALA; from the coding sequence ATGAAAAAACAAAAAACAATTTTCTGGATCAGTACCGGCATCCTCTTTCTTTGGGAAGGGGTAATGCCAGCCCTTACCGGGCATAGTGAAATGGCAATTGAAGGGATTACCCGGCTTGGCTACCCACTGTACTTTGTAACGGTACTTGTCGTGTTCAAGGTCCTGGGCGCCTTGGCCCTGATCTTCCCATTTGTGCCCTCACGCATCAAGGAATGGGCCTACTTTGGCTTCCTTCTGGATTTTGTTTGCGCAAGCATCAGCTTGTGGGTGGTGGACGGATTCAATGCCCTTGTGCTTTTTCCATTGGCTTTTGTTGTGGTATTGGCAGCATCATATTTGTCCTACCATAAACTGAACGCGTTGGCATAA
- a CDS encoding chloride channel protein: MRKDSTMGGIPISISLDPTLKRENFQPKKSYNKRRVLTISVLAVLIAAGVSFIAKGLVYLINFITNISFYGIFSFAHTSPANNVLGIYAIAIPAIGGLIVGLMALYGSKAIRGHGIPEAMEQILTNKSKIKPTITYLKPLSSAISIGTGGPFGAEGPIIATGGALGSTLGQLLKITDNERKILLAAGATAGMSAIFGSPIAAVFLAIELLLFEFSPRSMIPVALACITGAAGHHLLFEGEVVFPVAGTIAPASNPALGFYSAMGIVIGLLSILVTKIVYLIEDGFEKLPVHWAWWPAIGGLAVGIVGYFEPRTLGVGYNNITDVLSGSMPVHILLSLCILKFVSWSISLGSGTSGGTLAPLLTIGGAIGALLGSAILTIFPSSGVTLPLAALVGMSAMFAGSSRAFMTSIVFALETTGQSNALLPLLATCTAAYFVSYFIMENTIMTEKIVRRGVKTPQSYEPDLLDSITVNQVVTDHGMIISEDNNIKEVREWLDQEQDFKSNYFIISSTDGQYRGVLSSSNLFSDHHSPEILIGTLVKRNNIYIEQHDTLRVAVEAMARENVDVLPVVAQGTAITGILSYRDIIAIYKQGIEEHEKKEPPISLKRKGLKILLHGKRFVSARRAP; encoded by the coding sequence ATGAGAAAGGATAGCACAATGGGTGGCATCCCTATTTCAATTTCATTGGACCCTACCTTGAAAAGGGAAAATTTTCAGCCAAAAAAATCCTACAACAAAAGAAGGGTACTCACCATCTCGGTCCTGGCCGTTTTGATCGCTGCCGGGGTAAGCTTTATCGCAAAAGGATTGGTTTACCTTATCAACTTCATCACAAACATTTCGTTTTACGGAATTTTTTCTTTTGCGCATACGAGCCCGGCCAACAATGTGCTTGGCATTTATGCCATCGCCATACCTGCCATCGGGGGGCTTATAGTGGGGCTTATGGCGCTCTATGGCTCCAAAGCCATTCGGGGCCACGGCATACCTGAGGCAATGGAACAAATACTGACCAACAAAAGCAAAATCAAGCCTACCATCACCTACCTCAAACCGCTGTCTTCGGCCATCTCGATAGGCACGGGGGGGCCATTCGGGGCGGAGGGCCCCATCATTGCCACGGGAGGTGCGTTGGGTTCCACATTGGGCCAGTTGCTCAAAATAACGGACAACGAGAGGAAAATCCTGCTTGCCGCAGGCGCTACGGCCGGGATGTCTGCAATTTTTGGCAGCCCCATCGCTGCGGTTTTTTTGGCCATCGAATTATTGTTGTTCGAGTTCTCGCCCCGCTCGATGATACCCGTGGCGTTGGCTTGCATTACGGGTGCGGCAGGCCACCACTTGTTGTTCGAAGGGGAGGTGGTCTTTCCCGTGGCCGGCACCATCGCGCCAGCGTCCAATCCCGCACTAGGGTTTTACAGCGCCATGGGCATCGTGATAGGGTTGCTGTCCATCCTGGTCACCAAAATCGTCTACCTCATCGAAGATGGTTTTGAAAAGTTGCCCGTCCATTGGGCGTGGTGGCCGGCAATAGGCGGGCTGGCGGTAGGGATAGTTGGCTATTTTGAGCCACGGACCCTGGGCGTAGGGTACAACAATATCACTGATGTGCTGTCGGGCAGCATGCCCGTTCATATTTTACTGTCGCTGTGCATACTGAAGTTTGTATCGTGGTCGATTTCTTTGGGAAGCGGCACATCCGGGGGCACACTGGCCCCGTTGCTTACCATTGGGGGGGCCATTGGGGCATTGCTGGGCAGCGCCATCCTTACCATATTCCCCTCTTCGGGGGTTACCCTTCCGCTGGCGGCATTGGTGGGCATGTCGGCCATGTTTGCGGGGTCGTCCCGGGCCTTCATGACCTCCATCGTATTTGCCCTGGAAACCACGGGGCAGTCCAATGCCCTGTTGCCATTATTGGCCACCTGTACGGCAGCTTACTTTGTGTCCTATTTTATTATGGAAAACACTATTATGACGGAAAAGATCGTGAGAAGGGGCGTCAAGACACCCCAATCCTACGAACCGGACCTTCTGGACAGCATCACCGTAAACCAGGTGGTCACCGACCATGGGATGATCATCAGCGAAGACAACAACATAAAAGAAGTGCGTGAGTGGTTGGACCAAGAGCAGGACTTTAAGTCCAATTATTTTATTATTTCAAGCACCGATGGCCAATACAGGGGGGTATTGAGTTCTTCCAACCTCTTCAGCGACCACCACTCCCCGGAAATCCTGATCGGCACCCTGGTAAAGCGGAACAACATCTACATTGAACAACACGATACCCTCAGGGTGGCGGTAGAGGCCATGGCCAGGGAAAATGTGGACGTGCTCCCGGTGGTAGCGCAGGGCACGGCCATTACCGGCATTTTATCCTATCGTGACATTATCGCCATTTATAAGCAAGGCATTGAGGAGCACGAAAAAAAAGAACCGCCCATTTCATTAAAACGAAAGGGCCTGAAAATCCTACTGCACGGAAAAAGGTTTGTCTCGGCAAGAAGGGCGCCATGA
- a CDS encoding DUF1801 domain-containing protein, whose amino-acid sequence MKIKTIDDYIASQPADKREMLSQLRAIIKSVAPGATEGISYRVPTFTQNGHLVGFGTNKNGCSLYCMNANIAGQLPEAFKKLSWSASTIHFAVGQKLPVATIKKIVRYRIRENEERKLKKEKKTIKK is encoded by the coding sequence ATGAAAATTAAAACCATTGATGACTACATTGCTTCCCAGCCGGCCGACAAGAGGGAAATGCTGTCTCAGCTTCGGGCCATAATAAAATCGGTGGCGCCAGGGGCCACGGAAGGAATTAGCTATAGGGTCCCCACCTTTACGCAAAACGGCCACCTGGTTGGGTTTGGTACCAACAAAAATGGTTGCAGCCTTTATTGCATGAACGCCAACATCGCGGGGCAACTGCCTGAAGCATTCAAAAAACTCTCATGGTCGGCCAGCACCATCCATTTCGCAGTGGGGCAAAAATTGCCGGTGGCCACTATCAAGAAAATAGTCAGGTACCGCATTAGGGAAAACGAAGAGAGGAAATTAAAAAAAGAAAAAAAAACAATAAAAAAATGA